From the Priestia koreensis genome, one window contains:
- a CDS encoding competence protein CoiA has translation MSNVKECNDVLVAHTKEGKLISLGKHHSAERLREMRSTLQFFCPSCKEPLQLKVGTKKIPHFAHLKQRSCESSHEGETDYHMLGKRQLYEWISSTHRVELEEYMADIRQRPDLLLRTPSAVYPIEYQCAALSLEMFTKRNQSYLGQDYRPIWIIGAKRLKRLSTHMIQLKSQDWQYLSAIPQLPTLFYFSPDDQQLIKISHLYAFSSTICFGTFHYSSTHQLTFEEWVLGGIEKEPVVWTAWLERKRKWRTTYMIYSNKQTRPFLELLYTLQIPPSHFPAEAGIPLSSSYLFETPSCIWQAYILFDLFRYTRMDEEIAYETIRNRLKKRMKEGHIKQRFEREGDWEIPLQEYLQFLCDIKLIKKSSDTYYILKRTYTIPHKMNDVFQADWDCLYAWLSKRNDM, from the coding sequence ATGTCGAATGTAAAGGAGTGTAATGATGTGCTCGTTGCTCACACGAAAGAAGGAAAGCTGATATCACTAGGAAAGCATCATTCTGCTGAACGACTTCGCGAAATGCGAAGCACGCTTCAATTTTTTTGCCCTTCATGTAAAGAGCCCCTGCAGCTAAAGGTGGGAACAAAAAAAATTCCACACTTTGCGCATCTGAAACAACGATCATGTGAAAGTAGCCATGAGGGAGAAACGGATTACCATATGCTCGGGAAGAGGCAATTGTACGAATGGATTTCAAGCACTCATCGTGTCGAACTTGAAGAATATATGGCTGATATCCGTCAGCGCCCTGATTTGTTGCTAAGAACCCCCTCGGCTGTTTATCCCATTGAGTATCAGTGTGCAGCCCTCTCCCTAGAGATGTTTACGAAGCGCAATCAATCCTACCTCGGACAAGATTACAGGCCCATTTGGATTATCGGAGCAAAGAGGCTAAAGCGCCTATCCACGCATATGATCCAGCTCAAATCACAGGACTGGCAGTACCTTTCTGCGATTCCCCAATTGCCCACGCTTTTTTACTTTTCTCCTGATGATCAACAGCTTATCAAAATTTCTCATTTGTATGCTTTCTCTTCAACCATTTGCTTCGGAACCTTTCACTATTCTTCTACTCATCAGCTCACGTTTGAGGAATGGGTGCTAGGAGGGATTGAAAAAGAACCAGTGGTATGGACGGCTTGGTTAGAACGAAAAAGAAAGTGGCGCACTACTTATATGATTTATTCGAACAAACAGACTCGGCCTTTTTTAGAGCTTCTGTATACCCTGCAAATTCCTCCATCTCATTTTCCTGCTGAAGCGGGAATTCCACTCTCAAGCTCTTACCTTTTTGAAACGCCCTCATGTATTTGGCAAGCTTATATTCTATTTGATCTGTTTCGATATACGAGAATGGATGAAGAAATTGCTTATGAAACCATTCGCAATAGGCTAAAGAAACGTATGAAGGAGGGACATATTAAACAGCGATTTGAAAGAGAAGGAGACTGGGAAATCCCACTACAGGAATATTTGCAATTTCTGTGCGACATCAAGCTGATAAAAAAGAGTAGTGATACGTACTACATTCTCAAACGAACATATACGATTCCACATAAAATGAATGATGTCTTTCAGGCGGATTGGGATTGCTTATATGCATGGTTAAGCAAAAGAAATGACATGTAA
- the pepF gene encoding oligoendopeptidase F, protein MAEQTKTKKLPVRSDIQVEDTWKLEDIYSSDQEWEKEFEAVKALLPNVTTYQGKLGESADTLYAAMQAQDELTMRASQLYAYAHMRYDQDTGNSFYQGLNDRMKSLYTQIGGALAFFTPELLSVEEDKLKGFLEEKEELKLYAHALDEINRQRPHVLTAAEEALLAQASEVLSSSSNTFGMLNNADLEFPSIKDENGEEVEITHGRYIRFLESSDRRVREEAFKAVYGTYGQFQNTFASTLSGTVKKDNFNARVRKYDSARQAALSNNNIPEEVYDNLVETVNKNLHLLHRYVKLRKKVLGLDELHVYDLYTPLVKDVKMEVTYDEAKDYILKGLAPLGEEYLDILKEGFDNRWVDVHENKGKRSGAYSSGTYGTNPYILMNWQDNVNNLFTLAHEFGHSVHSYYTRKTQPYPYGDYSIFVAEVASTCNEALLNDYLLENIDDEKKRLYLLNHYLEGFRGTVFRQTMFAEFEHDIHVRAQNGEPLTPELLTKLYYELNKKYFGEDLVVDEEIGLEWSRIPHFYYNYYVYQYSTGFSAAAALSKQILEEGEPAVKRYVDFLKAGSSDYPINVLKKAGVDMTTAKPVEEALAVFEEKLSEMERLLEQL, encoded by the coding sequence ATGGCTGAACAAACAAAAACGAAAAAGCTGCCGGTACGTAGTGATATCCAAGTAGAAGATACGTGGAAATTAGAAGATATTTATTCATCCGATCAAGAATGGGAGAAAGAGTTTGAAGCGGTTAAAGCACTTCTTCCGAATGTGACAACTTATCAAGGGAAATTAGGCGAATCAGCCGATACGTTATATGCGGCGATGCAGGCTCAAGATGAACTTACAATGAGAGCGAGTCAGCTGTACGCATATGCTCATATGCGCTACGATCAAGATACAGGAAATTCATTCTATCAAGGGTTAAATGATCGAATGAAGTCACTGTATACACAAATCGGGGGTGCACTTGCTTTCTTTACGCCTGAGCTATTATCAGTAGAGGAAGACAAGCTAAAAGGATTTTTAGAAGAGAAAGAAGAGTTAAAGCTTTATGCACATGCGCTCGATGAAATTAACCGTCAGCGTCCGCACGTATTAACAGCTGCTGAAGAAGCGTTATTGGCACAAGCATCAGAGGTGCTATCATCTTCTAGCAATACGTTTGGAATGCTAAATAACGCTGATTTAGAATTTCCATCGATCAAAGACGAAAACGGAGAAGAAGTTGAAATTACGCATGGCCGTTACATTCGCTTCTTAGAAAGCAGCGATCGTCGTGTTCGCGAAGAGGCGTTCAAAGCTGTATATGGTACATATGGACAATTTCAAAATACGTTTGCGAGCACATTAAGTGGAACGGTGAAAAAAGATAATTTTAATGCTCGTGTGCGCAAATATGATTCCGCTCGTCAAGCAGCGCTCAGCAACAATAACATTCCAGAAGAAGTGTACGATAACCTTGTGGAGACGGTAAATAAAAACCTTCATCTGCTTCATCGTTATGTGAAGCTACGTAAAAAAGTATTGGGATTAGACGAGCTGCACGTATATGACCTTTATACACCGCTTGTAAAAGATGTAAAAATGGAAGTAACGTACGATGAAGCAAAAGACTATATTTTAAAAGGTCTTGCACCGCTTGGTGAAGAGTATTTAGACATTTTAAAAGAGGGCTTCGACAACCGCTGGGTTGACGTTCATGAGAACAAAGGGAAACGAAGCGGAGCTTACTCGTCTGGAACATATGGTACAAACCCATATATCTTAATGAACTGGCAGGATAATGTGAATAATCTCTTCACGTTGGCACATGAATTTGGTCACTCTGTTCACAGTTACTATACGCGCAAAACACAGCCATATCCATACGGTGATTATTCGATCTTTGTAGCTGAAGTTGCGTCGACATGTAACGAAGCGTTATTAAATGATTACTTATTGGAAAACATTGATGACGAGAAGAAACGCTTGTATCTACTGAATCATTATTTAGAAGGATTCCGTGGTACCGTGTTCCGTCAAACGATGTTTGCTGAGTTTGAGCATGATATTCACGTTCGCGCTCAAAACGGTGAACCGTTGACACCAGAGCTACTGACGAAACTTTATTACGAACTAAATAAAAAGTATTTCGGTGAGGATCTTGTTGTAGACGAAGAAATTGGTTTAGAGTGGTCACGTATTCCACATTTCTATTACAATTACTACGTGTATCAATATTCCACTGGATTTAGCGCAGCGGCAGCGTTAAGTAAGCAAATCCTTGAAGAAGGAGAGCCAGCTGTCAAACGCTATGTGGACTTCTTAAAAGCGGGAAGCTCGGATTATCCAATCAACGTCTTGAAAAAGGCAGGAGTGGATATGACAACAGCGAAGCCAGTAGAAGAAGCACTCGCGGTATTTGAAGAGAAGCTTTCTGAAATGGAACGTTTGTTAGAGCAATTATAA
- a CDS encoding ClpXP adapter SpxH family protein yields the protein MSQLCQGSNQKPLEIYLFIDPLCPQCWALEPVLKKLQIEYGKYFTLKHILSGRLGSLNLNTKKKFENMAQYWEKTASRSGMSCDGTLWIDNPIETPYAASIAIKAAELQGKRPGIRFLRKLREYVFLDKQNVSDEDVLLGCAKEVGLDVEEFKRDLYSESAVKAFQCDVKISGEMDVQEIPTLVFFNEDVEEEGIKISGSYPYEMYVEIIHEMLGCKPKPHPLPPLEVFLRYFGFVATKEIAVVYDLPLEDAKKEMKKLRLLQKVEEVPVKHGTFWKYIDE from the coding sequence ATGTCTCAGCTATGTCAGGGGTCGAACCAAAAGCCGTTAGAAATTTATCTGTTTATTGATCCATTATGTCCACAGTGCTGGGCATTGGAACCTGTCCTTAAAAAGCTTCAGATTGAATACGGAAAATACTTTACGCTCAAACACATCTTAAGTGGTCGATTAGGTTCATTAAATTTGAACACGAAAAAGAAATTTGAGAACATGGCACAGTATTGGGAAAAGACGGCTAGCCGTTCTGGCATGTCCTGTGACGGCACTCTTTGGATTGATAATCCGATTGAAACACCTTATGCAGCATCGATTGCGATCAAAGCAGCAGAGCTACAAGGAAAACGTCCTGGTATTCGTTTTTTACGAAAGCTACGGGAATATGTATTTCTTGATAAGCAAAATGTTTCAGATGAAGATGTGCTGTTAGGTTGTGCCAAAGAAGTAGGTCTTGACGTAGAAGAGTTCAAGCGCGATCTTTACTCAGAAAGTGCTGTAAAAGCATTTCAGTGCGATGTAAAAATAAGTGGTGAAATGGACGTTCAAGAAATTCCGACACTTGTGTTCTTTAATGAAGACGTAGAGGAAGAAGGAATTAAAATTTCAGGTTCTTATCCGTACGAAATGTACGTTGAAATTATCCATGAAATGCTTGGTTGCAAGCCAAAGCCTCATCCTCTGCCACCGCTTGAAGTGTTTTTACGATACTTTGGTTTTGTGGCTACAAAGGAAATCGCCGTTGTTTACGATCTTCCTTTAGAAGATGCTAAAAAAGAAATGAAAAAGCTACGCCTCCTTCAAAAAGTCGAAGAAGTACCGGTAAAACACGGAACGTTTTGGAAATATATCGATGAGTAA
- a CDS encoding globin, which produces MADQVYTPYEAIGGADIISNLVDAFYTRVGEHPELAPIFPADLTETARKQKQFLTQYLGGPALYTEEHGHPMLRARHLPFPITPSRAKAWLTCMAEAMDEIELEGEHREQLFHRLLLTAQHMVNTPDSENEEGPSE; this is translated from the coding sequence ATGGCAGATCAAGTTTACACACCTTATGAAGCTATAGGAGGAGCTGATATTATTTCTAATCTTGTCGATGCCTTTTACACACGTGTAGGTGAGCATCCAGAATTAGCCCCTATATTTCCTGCTGATTTAACTGAAACAGCACGAAAGCAAAAGCAATTCCTGACACAGTACTTAGGGGGACCGGCACTATATACGGAGGAGCATGGGCACCCTATGCTTCGTGCTAGACATCTTCCATTCCCTATTACACCGTCGCGAGCAAAAGCATGGCTGACCTGTATGGCTGAAGCAATGGATGAAATTGAATTAGAAGGTGAACATCGTGAGCAGCTTTTTCACCGTTTACTATTAACTGCTCAACATATGGTGAATACACCCGACTCAGAAAATGAGGAAGGACCTTCAGAGTGA
- a CDS encoding lytic transglycosylase domain-containing protein: MNVDPLKTIMQIQSLRNFSATASKEMNAPSSSSFADMFEQLLSTSAQGKEEAPSPSLPLSLSLGTSFALPPSSILQAEDVSAIPVKKLPSKTEIEDIVAEAADKYGVDPKLIKSVIMHESSFNANAKSYVGAMGLMQLMPSTARALGVSDAYDPRDNVLGGTKYLKQMLEKYDGNVQFALAAYNAGPGNVDKYGGIPPFKETKSYVQKIMNTYMS; this comes from the coding sequence ATGAATGTTGACCCTTTAAAAACCATAATGCAAATTCAATCATTACGCAATTTTTCTGCCACCGCATCAAAAGAGATGAACGCCCCGTCTTCATCCTCTTTTGCAGATATGTTTGAACAGCTTCTTTCTACTTCGGCACAAGGTAAGGAGGAAGCACCATCACCTTCCCTACCGTTATCATTGTCATTAGGAACGAGCTTTGCACTTCCTCCTTCTTCGATCTTACAGGCAGAGGATGTTTCAGCAATACCAGTTAAAAAATTGCCTTCCAAAACAGAGATTGAGGACATTGTGGCGGAGGCCGCAGACAAATACGGCGTCGACCCTAAACTAATCAAGTCTGTTATTATGCACGAATCAAGCTTTAATGCAAATGCTAAAAGCTATGTTGGGGCAATGGGGTTAATGCAGCTCATGCCAAGCACTGCAAGAGCATTAGGGGTATCAGATGCATACGACCCTCGAGATAATGTTCTTGGTGGTACAAAATATTTAAAACAAATGCTTGAAAAATATGATGGAAATGTTCAATTTGCGCTCGCTGCGTATAATGCGGGACCAGGGAACGTAGACAAATACGGGGGCATTCCTCCGTTTAAAGAAACAAAATCCTACGTCCAAAAAATTATGAATACGTACATGTCTTAA
- a CDS encoding CYTH domain-containing protein, giving the protein MNQELEIEFKNMLTKDEFVRLTKQFTLTENDFKLQENHYFDTADFQLKNHGAALRIRQKKGTYTLTLKQPVKDGLLETHEPLSKEQAENILENPLHIFGQIVTILADMNISTSSLLHFGTLATNRAEFSYKSGLLVLDHSFYLEKEDYELEYEATDFTEGQKEFKDLLHSLTIPARTTENKIRRFYKEKYKQISEE; this is encoded by the coding sequence ATGAACCAAGAACTCGAAATCGAATTTAAAAACATGCTAACAAAGGATGAATTTGTTCGTTTAACGAAACAATTCACCCTAACAGAGAATGATTTTAAACTGCAGGAAAATCATTATTTTGACACAGCAGACTTTCAGCTAAAAAATCACGGTGCAGCCCTTCGAATTCGTCAAAAAAAAGGCACGTACACGCTTACCTTAAAGCAACCTGTCAAAGACGGACTGCTCGAAACACATGAGCCGTTATCGAAGGAGCAAGCGGAGAATATTTTAGAAAATCCTCTCCACATTTTTGGTCAAATTGTTACTATTCTAGCCGATATGAATATTAGCACGTCTTCATTACTTCATTTCGGTACACTCGCAACAAATAGAGCGGAATTCTCGTATAAGAGCGGGTTACTCGTACTGGATCACAGCTTTTATCTTGAGAAAGAAGACTATGAGCTTGAATATGAGGCAACTGATTTTACAGAAGGTCAGAAAGAATTTAAAGACCTTCTTCACTCATTAACCATTCCAGCTCGAACGACAGAAAATAAAATTCGTCGGTTTTATAAGGAAAAATATAAACAAATAAGCGAGGAATAA
- a CDS encoding GTP pyrophosphokinase: MVKHWDLFLAPYKQAVEELKVKLKGMRSQFDMNSLHSPIEFVTGRVKPIPSILDKATRKGIPLDRLEEEMQDIAGLRMMCQFVDDIREIVEMLHKRKDLEIVEERDYITQKKDSGYRSYHVVIRYPVQTIKGEKNILVELQIRTLAMNFWATIEHSLNYKYSGKFPKDIQARLKRAAEAAFQLDEEMSQIRGEIQEAQAIFSRKQDNQEE, encoded by the coding sequence ATGGTAAAGCATTGGGATTTATTTTTGGCTCCATACAAACAGGCGGTAGAAGAATTAAAAGTAAAGCTCAAAGGGATGCGCTCGCAGTTTGATATGAACTCGCTGCACTCTCCAATTGAGTTTGTAACAGGTCGAGTGAAGCCTATTCCAAGTATTTTGGACAAAGCAACACGAAAGGGAATTCCGCTCGATCGTTTAGAAGAAGAAATGCAGGATATTGCGGGATTACGTATGATGTGTCAGTTTGTCGATGATATTCGAGAGATCGTTGAGATGCTTCATAAGCGAAAAGACCTTGAGATTGTTGAGGAGCGCGATTACATCACACAGAAAAAAGACAGTGGTTATCGTTCGTATCATGTCGTCATTCGCTATCCTGTGCAAACCATTAAAGGGGAAAAGAATATTTTAGTGGAGCTTCAAATTCGCACGCTTGCGATGAACTTTTGGGCAACCATTGAGCATTCATTAAATTATAAATACAGCGGTAAGTTTCCAAAAGATATTCAAGCGCGCCTAAAACGTGCAGCCGAGGCGGCTTTCCAGCTTGATGAAGAAATGTCTCAAATTCGTGGAGAAATCCAAGAAGCACAAGCTATTTTCTCAAGAAAGCAAGATAATCAAGAGGAATAG
- a CDS encoding NAD kinase, producing the protein MKFAITSKGDQTSNALMQKMKTYLLDFHLEYDENQPDVVISVGGDGTLLYAFHRYRNRLDKTAFVGVHTGHLGFYADWVPEEIEKLVIAIAKTPFQVVEYPLLEIIIRYIDGGKEARYLALNECTIKSVEGSLVIDVEIKGQLFETFRGDGLCISTPSGSTAYNKSLGGAILHPSLQAIQIAEMASINNRVFRTVGSPLILPDHHTCMFKPVNDADFQITIDHLTLLHKDVKSIQCRVANEKIRFARFRAFPFWQRVRESFVCD; encoded by the coding sequence ATGAAATTTGCCATCACATCCAAAGGCGATCAAACATCAAATGCGCTGATGCAAAAAATGAAAACATATCTACTGGATTTTCATTTGGAGTACGATGAAAATCAACCTGATGTCGTTATTTCCGTAGGAGGAGATGGGACGCTCCTTTATGCGTTTCATCGCTATCGCAACCGACTTGATAAAACGGCTTTTGTCGGGGTACATACAGGACATTTAGGCTTTTATGCGGACTGGGTACCAGAAGAAATTGAAAAGCTTGTGATTGCGATTGCAAAAACACCTTTTCAAGTAGTCGAATATCCGCTTCTTGAAATTATTATTCGCTATATCGATGGTGGGAAAGAAGCCCGTTATTTAGCGCTGAACGAATGTACGATTAAGAGTGTCGAAGGATCACTCGTTATCGATGTTGAAATTAAGGGGCAGCTTTTTGAAACGTTTAGAGGTGACGGACTTTGTATCTCAACGCCATCTGGGAGTACGGCGTATAACAAGTCGTTAGGCGGTGCCATTTTGCACCCTTCGCTTCAAGCGATCCAAATTGCAGAGATGGCATCCATTAATAACCGAGTGTTTCGAACAGTAGGCTCGCCGCTTATTTTACCGGATCACCATACGTGCATGTTTAAGCCGGTTAATGATGCAGATTTTCAAATTACGATTGATCATTTAACTCTTCTTCATAAGGATGTAAAATCCATTCAGTGTCGCGTGGCGAATGAAAAGATTCGCTTTGCACGCTTCCGGGCATTTCCATTTTGGCAGCGAGTTCGTGAATCATTCGTTTGTGACTGA
- a CDS encoding RluA family pseudouridine synthase: MKQPFTLEWRIPKEAEGQLLREFLKEHNISKTALTDIKFNGGSIKVNNQEMNVRYRLNEQDLLQVSFPPEVASDNVKPEAIPLHIVYEDGYLLVINKQAGMASIPSRQHLSGTLSNALLYYYQETGISSTIHLVNRLDRDTSGLLIVAKHRYVHYLFSKAHETKMIRRTYRAIVHGCIQSVEGTIDAPIARSEDSIITRTVADHGQRSITHYSVVEQCSDYSYISIQLETGRTHQIRVHFSHLNHPLLGDDLYGGNREWIARQALHSYEVTFYHPIFHKELCFTAPLPHDMKAILERERTI; encoded by the coding sequence ATGAAACAGCCATTTACGTTAGAATGGAGAATTCCAAAAGAAGCAGAAGGACAGCTTCTTCGTGAGTTTTTAAAGGAACACAACATTTCTAAAACCGCTCTGACCGATATTAAATTTAACGGTGGTTCGATTAAAGTGAACAACCAAGAGATGAACGTCAGGTATCGATTAAACGAACAGGATCTGCTGCAGGTTAGCTTTCCACCAGAGGTTGCCAGTGATAACGTCAAGCCTGAGGCGATTCCACTTCACATTGTCTATGAGGATGGCTATTTATTGGTGATTAACAAGCAAGCAGGGATGGCGAGTATTCCATCCCGTCAACATCTGTCAGGGACGTTGAGTAATGCATTGTTATATTACTACCAAGAAACAGGCATTTCCTCCACGATTCATCTCGTAAACCGCCTTGATCGCGATACGTCAGGATTGTTAATTGTGGCAAAGCATCGCTACGTTCACTATCTGTTCTCAAAAGCACATGAAACAAAAATGATTAGGCGTACGTACCGAGCAATTGTGCATGGGTGTATTCAGTCGGTGGAAGGGACAATCGATGCCCCTATCGCGCGTAGTGAAGACAGCATTATTACGAGAACCGTTGCAGATCACGGGCAGCGTTCCATTACGCATTATAGCGTAGTAGAGCAGTGTAGTGACTACAGCTACATATCCATTCAGCTAGAAACAGGGAGGACGCATCAAATTCGCGTTCATTTTTCCCATCTGAATCATCCGCTTCTAGGAGATGATTTGTATGGCGGGAATAGAGAGTGGATCGCTCGTCAGGCTTTGCACAGCTATGAGGTTACATTCTATCACCCTATTTTTCATAAGGAACTTTGCTTTACGGCACCATTGCCTCATGATATGAAAGCCATTTTAGAAAGAGAAAGAACGATCTAA
- a CDS encoding phenylacetate--CoA ligase family protein yields the protein MIIHDVETYSREKMKALQFSRLKQTIKRVYNKVPFYKRAFQELGLTEDKIQHINDVTKLPFTKKGDLRDHYPFGLFATDMKEVVRIHASSGTSGKSTVVGYTKADIESWGELTARSLALIGGKPGDMLHNAYGYGLFTGGLGIHYGAERLGMTTIPISGGNTSRQITVIEDFAPTVIAGTPSYVLKIAEEMEELGKDPARSSLKFGIFGAEPWSEEMRRVLEAKWGIKACDIYGLSEVMGPGIAAECHEAQDGLHIAEDHFLVEVIDPNTLEPVADGTEGELVFTTLTKEAFPVIRYRTGDIASITRTPCKCGRTTTRMSRVKGRIDDMLIIRGVNVFPSEIEHFLIQIGDIAPHYQLHLRREGVLDVVELHVEVNQDIYYALNSDIQHPKLNEIIQKIHHSMKNNCLVSMNVQMLPPKSIPRSEGKAVRIIDERNEMLLS from the coding sequence ATGATTATTCATGACGTTGAAACATACTCCAGAGAAAAAATGAAAGCGCTACAATTTTCTCGATTAAAGCAAACGATTAAAAGAGTGTATAACAAGGTACCTTTTTACAAGCGAGCGTTTCAGGAGCTTGGACTAACCGAAGATAAAATCCAACACATAAACGATGTAACCAAATTACCGTTTACAAAAAAAGGTGATTTGCGTGATCACTATCCGTTTGGTCTATTCGCTACAGATATGAAAGAGGTCGTGCGTATACACGCTTCTTCGGGAACGAGCGGTAAGTCAACGGTGGTCGGTTACACGAAAGCGGACATTGAGAGCTGGGGAGAGCTTACTGCTCGTTCCTTAGCTTTAATTGGAGGAAAGCCCGGTGATATGCTGCATAATGCTTACGGATATGGCCTATTTACAGGTGGATTAGGCATTCATTACGGAGCTGAACGGCTTGGGATGACGACCATTCCGATCTCGGGTGGAAATACGAGTCGGCAAATAACAGTGATCGAAGATTTTGCCCCCACTGTTATCGCGGGAACTCCGTCTTACGTTTTGAAGATCGCAGAAGAAATGGAAGAGCTAGGGAAAGATCCTGCACGCTCGTCCTTAAAGTTTGGCATTTTTGGCGCAGAGCCGTGGTCAGAAGAAATGAGACGTGTTTTAGAAGCAAAATGGGGAATCAAGGCTTGTGATATATATGGATTGAGTGAAGTGATGGGGCCTGGAATTGCAGCAGAATGTCACGAAGCTCAGGACGGACTGCATATTGCGGAGGATCATTTTCTTGTAGAAGTCATTGACCCTAATACCCTTGAACCTGTAGCGGACGGGACCGAAGGTGAGCTTGTTTTTACAACCTTAACGAAAGAAGCGTTCCCTGTTATTCGTTATCGAACCGGTGATATTGCTTCCATTACACGAACACCCTGTAAATGTGGTCGCACAACTACTCGAATGTCACGTGTTAAAGGCCGGATTGATGACATGCTGATTATCCGAGGGGTGAACGTATTTCCGTCTGAGATTGAGCACTTTCTCATTCAAATTGGTGACATTGCGCCGCATTATCAGCTTCACCTGCGTCGTGAAGGCGTACTAGATGTTGTCGAATTACACGTTGAGGTGAACCAAGATATTTATTACGCATTAAATAGTGATATACAGCATCCGAAGCTGAACGAAATTATTCAAAAAATCCATCATTCAATGAAAAATAACTGCTTGGTGAGCATGAATGTTCAAATGCTCCCACCAAAAAGCATTCCGCGTTCTGAAGGGAAAGCGGTACGAATTATTGATGAGCGCAATGAAATGTTGCTGTCTTGA
- the paaA gene encoding 1,2-phenylacetyl-CoA epoxidase subunit PaaA: MSNLKDTLTEEEKLSQFIEKIEAGQKIEVDDWMPEEYRLTLIKLISMHGMSEIMGALPEKEWVPKAPSLHRKLGIMAKVQDEMGHGQLLLRVAEDLLKPYGKTRGDLMEDLFSGKLKFHNVFHMPAPTWGDAGLIGWLVDGAAIITQTDMLGASYGPYARALQRICAEEVFHAQHGEAIIMALAEGTKEQREMVQESVNRWWESLLIFFGPASKDTMGTSKQDVTIKYKIRTKTNEQLRQDFFTKYIPRILSLGLTIPDPTLRYDEEQKLWVYEQPDWNKLKAISKNQGPRSQARLNLRKTSYESNAWVREALSAAIS; this comes from the coding sequence ATGTCAAACCTCAAGGATACGTTGACAGAGGAAGAGAAATTATCACAGTTTATTGAAAAAATTGAAGCCGGACAAAAAATTGAAGTGGATGATTGGATGCCGGAAGAATACCGCTTGACGCTTATAAAGCTGATTTCTATGCATGGAATGAGCGAAATAATGGGAGCGCTTCCAGAAAAAGAATGGGTACCAAAAGCACCATCTTTGCATCGTAAGTTAGGGATTATGGCAAAGGTTCAGGATGAAATGGGACACGGACAGCTTCTTCTGCGCGTAGCGGAAGACTTGCTAAAGCCTTATGGAAAAACGAGAGGCGATTTAATGGAGGATTTATTTAGTGGAAAGCTAAAGTTTCATAACGTATTCCACATGCCTGCTCCTACGTGGGGAGATGCGGGATTAATTGGATGGCTTGTAGACGGTGCGGCAATCATTACGCAAACCGATATGCTTGGTGCATCCTATGGTCCTTATGCACGAGCACTTCAGCGTATTTGTGCGGAGGAAGTTTTTCACGCTCAGCACGGCGAAGCCATCATCATGGCGCTAGCGGAGGGAACAAAAGAACAGCGTGAAATGGTTCAAGAATCCGTTAATCGCTGGTGGGAATCACTACTCATCTTCTTTGGCCCTGCTAGTAAGGACACAATGGGCACGTCAAAGCAGGATGTCACAATTAAGTATAAAATTCGCACGAAAACAAATGAACAGCTTCGTCAGGATTTCTTTACTAAATATATTCCACGCATTTTATCGCTTGGGCTTACGATTCCTGATCCGACCCTTCGCTATGACGAAGAGCAGAAGCTGTGGGTCTATGAGCAACCTGACTGGAATAAGCTAAAGGCGATTAGTAAAAATCAGGGGCCGAGATCACAGGCTCGCTTAAATCTACGTAAAACATCTTATGAAAGTAACGCTTGGGTACGAGAAGCACTAAGCGCAGCAATAAGCTAG
- the paaB gene encoding 1,2-phenylacetyl-CoA epoxidase subunit PaaB: protein MKPSDKTFYQEYEVFSKRTPNAAFQHQFSLLAPNADMALIMAQENFMRREPVVDIWIVKRSDIRGMSPDEKLILQRLDNKDYRTTKGYGYLRKKWRQYEQKMLDENEIMSWGGDQSK, encoded by the coding sequence ATGAAGCCAAGTGATAAAACCTTTTATCAGGAATATGAAGTATTTAGCAAGCGCACACCGAACGCTGCGTTTCAGCACCAATTTAGTTTGTTAGCGCCGAATGCCGATATGGCGCTGATTATGGCACAGGAGAATTTTATGCGTCGCGAACCGGTAGTGGATATTTGGATCGTTAAGCGTTCCGATATACGAGGAATGTCACCAGACGAGAAGCTGATTCTACAGCGACTTGATAATAAAGATTACCGAACAACAAAGGGCTATGGCTATTTACGCAAAAAGTGGCGTCAATATGAACAAAAAATGCTCGATGAAAACGAGATTATGTCTTGGGGAGGTGACCAAAGCAAATGA